A region of the Mus musculus strain C57BL/6J chromosome X, GRCm38.p6 C57BL/6J genome:
tgtaaTATCTTGTACAGACGAAATTAGACAGCTGAGATATCTAGAAGCTGCTAATTCTGAAGAAGAATACAATGAGGAGAATGACATACAGTCAGAAAGCTCCAGAGGGCAAGCATTTTTCCCTGGACATCCGCGAGGGAGAGGTAAAGTACACTGAACAGCACAGGTGGTAAAAAcgagcaggcagatttttgaactTGCACTGTTCTAATGTTATATTATGTTACATGCTTCATATTTTTCAGACATGGACTTGTACAAGGTTGGTAAGAGTTTAATTCCAGTTCagatgaaaaaaaatatgtttcatttataAGAGCTGCTTTTCTAATGGAGAGCAGGGGTAGAAATTAACAATGGaggtaattgttttaaatttgccAGGTTGATCCACTACTGGGAGGCAATACAGGAGTGTTAAGTGCATGATCAATAGCCTAATCACCATAACAAAGACATTTTGTTAGAAAACAATGTCACTGAGTGAATGGAATAAGGTTGAATGGGAAGAATGTCTTCTTTAAACCTAACAGTATTGTTTGGAGTAGGGAACATATTGTGACAGAATTTTTATGTTGTCGTAGTCTTTATATTATTTCTAGATAGGTTTCCAGTTTGGTACCATATACAACCAAATGTTGAATTCCACATAAACTGAAGACTGCCACTTTGAAATGCTGAGTATAGATAGAATGGACAATCACTCTTGTATAGCATTCAGTGAGACAAGCAGACAACGTTAGAGTGTTGAAATACTAAGTCATTTTTCAAAACAAGGcctatcttttaaaaactgtttctaaAAGATACTGAATTCACTGctgaaaatatggaaaataaattttctcaaaataataCACAGGACACAGACGTGACAGTAGGGGAAGAAATGGCCATTTTTTCAGACAAAGATTTTCAGCAAATCATCCTCTACTTCATCTGGTAAGTGAACACTAAGGGTTAACAGAAATCAAGAGTCTGAGATGTAACATAGTTCTTTTAGAGAtgagtgtgtttgtttctttgaagacAAGGTCTTACAAGTTCAATAGTACAAGGTAGTAtattacttactatgtagcctaggttggtaAAGAATTTCTGATGTTCATCCTGTCTCAATCTTCCAGTGATGAAACTAAGAGAAGGTGTTATATGTTAGGTAtcataattacttttctttgtaaaaaaacacTATGATCAAGGCAGTGTACAAAAGGAAGAGGGTCAGAAACCTTGATCATCATGGGGTGGGCAGTGTATTGCAGCAGGAGGAAGGCCCCTTCAACTATTtcaggaaacattttattttttattttaatcattgggAATTTTGAATTTATAAGGTACAAAAATAGATAGTTTGTGATTGTCATTAATTGTAAATATTATTCTCATTTTGTCCTCTTATAAATTTTTATCTTAAGCTATAGTATAAAAATAGTTTACTACCCTCAAAAACTAATGGTATGAACCAGAAATCTGGAGTAGAGAGATACCCTAGTATTTAAAAGTGCTTGCTAGTGTtccagatgacccaagttcagctcTCAACACCCACATCAGTGGTCCTATAACTTAAATGCAGTTTCAAGGGCTTTAACCCCTCCTCTGATTTCTGTAAGCACCACACACATGGGGCATAAtctcacataaaacacacacataaacacacacacacacacacacacacacacacacacacaaacctatacacattaaaaaatcacGTGAAGATAGAAATTAAGTGAAATGGGATATGAAACACATTCTGGAACTTTCCAGAGGAAAAATTTATACTTCCCTGTACTTCTAAACTGGCATAGGTAACTGGGTCATGGGACAAGAATTTTGATATGTATCAGTAGTTCAGCTTAACAGTAAGAACTAGTTATTCTTAAACTGTTATATAAGCATCTGGTGTTAAACAGTGGTTGAACGGGAAAATTGTCTgcagggtaagagcacttgcaaaGGAGAATGGGGACATGGAACCCACACAAAAAGCAGAACTTGGTCTTGGTCAagggtacacctgtaatcccagtgttgttGGAATGGATATAGGATCTGACTAGCTGTGACTTAGCTCCAAGTACTGTAAGAGGCCCTATCTCAAGGTAGTAATTTGGAAAGTAAGAGCAGGACACCTGATGACAACTTCACTCAAGCtccttgaagctcaaaattatgtgtactcacactttctctctctctctctctctctctctctctctctctctctctctctctctctctctctctctctctctctctgtcacacacacacacacactcacacacactcacacacacagtggcaatTCAGGGAACATTATTTTGTGAAGGAATAGGTTACATTTTTTAGCATAGTCTCCATTCTGTGTTGCAGAGATGAAATACTTCCTTCTGTTTTGAAGAATTGAATTTGACCGAAAGAGGTCTAGATCTTGCAGGATGATATTTGTGATACTActtctggtttggttttatttcgtttaggtttaggtttttctttgtttgttttgtttgtttattttcatggaaTGCACCCAGTAGTTTGCACATGCTAAACAAGTATTCAACCAAAGGGCAATATCCTAGATTCCTTAAAGggtttttgatttttctctttgtttgtttgaaatgatATTTCATGAAAGCCAGGTTGCCTATATAGGGATGACATTAACTCAAGATTCTCTCCTTTCTATCTTCTGGAATTATAGACACTTCACCTAGTTTTATGGAATGTATAGGCTTAAGTCAAGGGAGATATGTATGATAGACAAGGACTCTACCAATTTAACTAGATCCCCTGTCCAAAGTTTGGGGTACAAGTGATAAatatagaaagaatgaaaaaaatatgttccCTTTTGCTGTCGTCCAAGATACTcccaactgaaaatattttaaagtatattgaaATTGAAATCATCTATCCATTGCAAATAGTTTTGAACCATTCAAGAATTTCATACCAGAAATCactgagaaaagtaaagaaaaccaaagtggggATAGTGGACCATTCATGCAAACCAATTTCTGATAGCATTGAGACAAGTACTGGGAATATAGGCAAGAGATATTACACCCtgactatataaaaatattttgagagatTCTTGTCACAAAAGCCTAGCCAATTAAGTTGGATCTCTGGGATGCTTGTAGAAGTGGATGGAGAAAGTAGGTTCATGCAAGGttgccttctgacttctgcatgcacaccacagcatacacacccacacatatcatGGACAAAATAcacaatagttttcactattaaaagaaaattagtatTTCTTTCCTTAAGTTTACAAATCATGTAGTACCTAATTTCATGTAAATGATTTCTTATGAGAACCACAGCCCTGCTCATGCTGAGTATGTACTGGACAACTGAGCTACAATCCCAATACAGAAAATATTCCTTACACAAATGATTATTTTACAATAGTATGCAAGTTTGCATTTAAATAGTCCTTGTTGTAGCACCTTCTTCCTAATGTCAGTTACTTTGACCATTCAGAAGTGTTGTAGCAGGACATGGAAATACCAAATATAGGGGTCTTTTGCTTTCTAAGCAAAATATACTGGTGTAAAGCTACCTTTTTTAGTACTGTCTGTATAATATTGCTCACTTACTCTTAAGGATTATCATAGACACTGTCAAAGTTTTTACTGTCTCCTTTCGAGTGACTCACTATTATACCTCTTTGGTTAAAgagataaaaagaatgaaaataaagctaaGCTATTACCAGATCCATTTATTTGAATTGTACCAAGCCAACTCTTTGCTACCTTTATAGCATTTGTATTCCACTCACTTAGTTATTCTCCCTagaattaaatatttgtttacattcaaatataaatttttaatgacCACTGGGTAGAGAAATACTCAGTAGAATaatttggaatatttttctttgatcttAAAGAGTTGTATTACAGAACATTCTTAAATGTagatgtaactcagttggtaggGTACTTAGCTAGCATGCATAAAACCCTGAGTTCAAACCTCATTGCCATATAGTACCATTTgtagtggcaagtgtctttaatcctagtgttGAAGAGGTTGATGGAGGAGtttagaagttcaagatcacaGTTGTATATGTAGTAAGTTACTGGCTATCATGAAATTCTGCAAGTTCCCCCCAAAATATCTCTTTACTCTCAAGTACGATGTCAAATGGTTTAGTTGGTAAAATACACAAGACagctaattttcattatttttatgataCATACAAGTAATTTTCCTTGTGAAAGTGACATGGTATATAGGATAGCTCCGTAAActattaaataaaagtattgtCATTCATTCTAGGATAAAATCACTGATAGAAATAGTCTTGAGAAGCtgatgtggtggcacaagcctataaATCCAAACTTCGTGAAAATCACGTGTTTCAGGCTAACCTAAACAATATAATTAGGACCTCTAAAAAAGCAAAGTAggggaggaatagaggaaggaagaaagaaaggaggggcttTAAAAATACACTTATGGCTTAATCTAATCATAGACTGtctcatttatattatataactggGATCTTTTGCAGACAAGACAAGTCAACCTAGAAAGTCTAACAAGGAGGAATGGAAACCAATCAGAAGAGAGACAGCTACAACAAGAAAGAATCCAATTGTTCTTCAGGAGTTTACATGGCCTCTCCCAATCTCATGACCACCACATTGGCAGATCTCATGGCCACGATTCCAGAAGATCATGTAATCGATTCAGGAGAGCTCCTGTTCAGTCAGAGAGATCTCATGTCTACTCAGGTAGAACTAATAACTATACAGAtagaccacaccatgacctctcagatagaccacacaaTCAACTCTCAGTGAGACCACATCCTGACCTCTCAGGTAGACCACTTCATGACTACTCAGGTAGACCACATCAAAACCATGCAGTTAGGCTTCAACATGGCCACTCAGATAGATATCATCTTACCCATACAGAGAGAGTTCTTCCTAACAACTCAGGGATAGCTCATCCtggccacacagagagagataatcAAGTCCAAAGAGGGAGAGCTCATGATAACCAATCAGGATTAGCTCATCACAACCATGATGGCAGATCTCATCATGACCACTCAGGGAGAGCTTATCACGGCCATGCAAGGAGAGCTCATAACAACCAGTCATGGAGATCTGATAACAACCAGTCATGGAGAGATCTTAACCAGTCATGGAGAGGTCAGAACAACCAGTCACAGAGaggtcatgacaaccagtcacggagaggtcatgacaaccagtcacgtagaggtcatgacaaccagtcacagagaggtcatgacaaccagtcacaGAGAGGTCATAATGATCAGTCATGGAGAGCTCATAACATCCGGTCACGGAGAGATCGTTATCACACCTCATTGAGATCTAGTAGCATCCAGTCATGGATGCTTCATGAAAGAGAAAGATACCATGGtccaagaggaagaaatggaccaAGGGATGCATCACCACCAGGATCTGAGCCAGAAATTGACAGGTAGAAACAAAATCAGTACTTTATCAATGTTAGTACAATGTTTGGAATGACATAGAAAAGTATAAGAATTTCTGTGTCTTAATAACTAAATTAGTATTTTCCCAATTCAGACACTGCTGCACACAGTAGGAGAAACTTGTCTGGTAACAAACTATAGAAATGATCCCTGAAAGGATAGTCTTTCAGACACTGGTACAATTCAGGAGTGTATGGGAACAATTTTGTGGCTCATGATATCAACTCACATGCATATGCGATGGCCTAAGATTGTTTCCCAGTTTCTGGCCTTTCTTACTAGGCCTATGCACGACTCAGAGTAGCTACTCCTTTTGCATCTTTCAAGCTAGTAAGCAAGAAAATATACCAACAAATTGTACGAAATTGATATGATAGGATATAACTAATGGTAATcaacctgtttctttcctttatttccttccttaggAGCCTTAAAGGCTTCATCAGACAAATTATCTCTCcttctttgtgtgttttcatgtatgtgtgtgtatgtatctgtgtgagagagagtgcatgtttgtatgtgtgtgaggttgTATGTTGTTGTGCAAATTGTGATAGAGCCTGTACACATTAGTCAAGTGATTTATGTCTAAGCCCAACAAGTATATCTTACAGCAGTTTCTCCAAATCCACTCTCCAAAGTGTATGCTGTCTTTAGCTGTAGAAACTTGCCTTCAAATTATGTGAAGCAAACAGGGCAACAGCAGTAGCCAATattattttgggagtctcttctattgctgtgtctAACACTTGAAGAGCAGGTTTCCTGTACCTAGCACAGGGTTTATGTTATGTAGTCTATAATCCTTGTGCTGAGAGCTGGCACTTAGAATTGTAAAACTTCATTtaaactacatacatacatatgtttaaatatgcacatatatgacataagtattttattaatatttttaatttcttactggatattttctttatttacattttaaatgtcccCATTCTCAGTCACCCCCAGAACCCCCATCCTATccaccctcccctgcttctatg
Encoded here:
- the Ott gene encoding ovary testis transcribed; this encodes MANHEDEIRQLRYLEAANSEEEYNEENDIQSESSRGQAFFPGHPRGRGHRRDSRGRNGHFFRQRFSANHPLLHLTRQVNLESLTRRNGNQSEERQLQQERIQLFFRSLHGLSQSHDHHIGRSHGHDSRRSCNRFRRAPVQSERSHVYSGRTNNYTDRPHHDLSDRPHNQLSVRPHPDLSGRPLHDYSGRPHQNHAVRLQHGHSDRYHLTHTERVLPNNSGIAHPGHTERDNQVQRGRAHDNQSGLAHHNHDGRSHHDHSGRAYHGHARRAHNNQSWRSDNNQSWRDLNQSWRGQNNQSQRGHDNQSRRGHDNQSRRGHDNQSQRGHDNQSQRGHNDQSWRAHNIRSRRDRYHTSLRSSSIQSWMLHERERYHGPRGRNGPRDASPPGSEPEIDRSSAIRERTDYLWVQEHRRNETVELNVALEDGYSSAEESDESFDRLTCRSMLDTLY